From the genome of Bradysia coprophila strain Holo2 unplaced genomic scaffold, BU_Bcop_v1 contig_18, whole genome shotgun sequence, one region includes:
- the LOC119075096 gene encoding histone H1-like, whose protein sequence is MADTAVTEAAPPATSSPAAKKSKTASAASKKPRVKPTHPPTADMVNAAIKSLKERGGSSLQAIKKYITANYKIDAEKLSPFIKKYLKSAVTGGKLIQTKGKGASGSFKLSATVAKSKSESAPKKAAAKPKKAKAATGEKKPKAKKAASPAKKKPAAKSAEKKKKAAAPAKAAKKAGSVKAPKAPKEKSTKPKAAAKKPKTPKPKKAAPAKKAAPKKAAAPKKK, encoded by the coding sequence atGGCCGACACTGCTGTGACCGAAGCTGCTCCCCCAGCTACCTCATCTCCAGCTGCAAAGAAAAGCAAGACTGCTTCTGCTGCATCGAAGAAACCACGAGTGAAGCCAACCCATCCGCCAACAGCCGATATGGTTAATGCTGCTATCAAAAGCCTGAAAGAACGTGGTGGTTCATCGTTGCAGGCAATCAAGAAGTACATCACAGCCAATTACAAGATCGATGCCGAGAAACTATCGCCTTTCATCAAGAAATACCTGAAGAGTGCCGTTACCGGTGGCAAATTGATCCAAACCAAAGGCAAGGGTGCTTCTGGTTCATTCAAACTTTCTGCTACTGTTGCAAAATCAAAGTCCGAATCGGCACCGAAGAAAGCTGCTGCCAAGCCCAAGAAAGCTAAGGCAGCGACCGGTGAAAAGAAACCGAAAGCGAAGAAAGCTGCATCTCCAGCTAAGAAGAAGCCTGCAGCCAAAAGTgctgaaaagaagaagaaagccGCAGCACCAGCTAAAGCAGCAAAGAAGGCTGGTTCCGTGAAGGCACCAAAAGCCCCAAAGGAAAAGTCAACGAAACCGAAAGCTGCCGCTAAAAAGccaaaaacaccaaaacccaaGAAGGCAGCTCCAGCCAAGAAAGCAGCACCAAAGAAGGCAGCTGCAccaaaaaagaagtaa